Proteins encoded together in one Struthio camelus isolate bStrCam1 chromosome 19, bStrCam1.hap1, whole genome shotgun sequence window:
- the MYADML2 gene encoding myeloid-associated differentiation marker-like protein 2 yields MMESAGGPYLNTAVMTSPVGIARLLQMTFGCTTFSLVAHQGGFSAAYGTFCMFVWTFCFAITVFIITCEFTHLHSCLRISWGNFTAAFAMLATLMSVTAAVIYPLYFVQLSCYPIGCEVRDFRIAASVFAGLLFVAYAVEVFLTRAKPGQVTSYMATVSGLLKIVQAFVACIIFGALVNDSQYSKYVATQWCVAVFSFCFVMTVVVVAFSVTGKTATLWFPFERSVVVYTFVAVLLYVSAAVIWPVFCFDSKYGSPQRPALCAKGRCPWDSQLVIAVFTYVNLLLYVVDLAYSQRIRFVSHL; encoded by the coding sequence atgatggagagcgcaGGAGGACCATATCTGAACACGGCCGTGATGACATCCCCGGTGGGAATAGCTCGTTTACTGCAGATGACATTTGGATGCACCACGTTCAGCCTGGTAGCCCACCAAGGGGGATTCAGTGCAGCCTATGGCACTTTCTGCATGTTTGTCTGGACCTTCTGTTTTGCCATCACTGTCTTTATCATAACCTGCGAATTCACGCACCTGCATAGCTGCCTGCGCATTTCCTGGGGAAACTTCACTGCTGCTTTCGCCATGCTGGCCACGCTCATGTCCGTCACGGCGGCGGTGATCTACCCGCTCTATTTTGTCCAGCTCAGTTGTTATCCTATTGGCTGTGAGGTGAGGGATTTTCGCATAGCAGCCAGCGTCTTTGCAGGCCTCCTGTTTGTTGCATATGCTGTGGAGGTGTTCTTAACCAGGGCAAAGCCAGGACAAGTCACCAGCTACATGGCCACAGTCTCTGGCCTCCTGAAAATTGTGCAGGCCTTTGTGGCTTGCATCATCTTTGGGGCGCTGGTGAACGACAGCCAGTACAGCAAGTACGTGGcgacgcagtggtgcgtggctgTCTTCAGCTTTTGCTTTGTGATGACGGTGGTGGTGGTCGCCTTCAGCGTTACAGGTAAGACAGCCACGCTGTGGTTTCCTTTTGAGCGGTCTGTGGTGGTTTACACCTTTGTGGCCGTCCTGCTGTACGTGAGCGCGGCGGTCATCTGGCCAGTGTTCTGCTTTGACAGCAAGTATggctccccgcagcgccccgcgctCTGCGCCAAGGGCAGGTGCCCCTGGGACAGCCAGCTGGTGATTGCCGTCTTCACCTATGTGAACCTGCTGCTCTACGTTGTGGACCTGGCCTACTCTCAGCGCATCCGCTTTGTCTCCCACCTGTGA
- the PYCR1 gene encoding pyrroline-5-carboxylate reductase 1, mitochondrial — MSVGFIGAGQLAFALARGFTAAGILAAHKITASSPDTELPTVSGLRKIGVNFTVSNKDTVKNSDVLFLAVKPPIIPFILDEVGPDIEARHIVVSCAAGVTISSIEKKLSTFCPTPKVIRCMTNTPVIVREGATVYATGTHADVEDGKLLEQLMASVGFCTEVEEDLIDAVTGLSGSGPAYAFTALDALADGGVKMGLPRRLAVRLGAQALLGAAKMLLESEQHPGQLKDNVCSPGGATIHALHFLESGGFRSLLINAVEASCIRTRELQHLADQEKISPAAIKKTLLDKVKLESPSLSVASASKVSLFTSKSPSSKKN, encoded by the exons ATGAGCGTGGGGTTCATCGGGGCCGGGCAGCTCGCCTTCGCCCTGGCCCGGGGCTTCACGGCGGCAG GGATCCTGGCTGCACACAAGATCACCGCGAGCTCCCCAGACACTGAACTGCCCACTGTGAGCGGGCTGCGG AAAATAGGTGTGAACTTCACGGTGAGCAACAAGGACACGGTGAAGAACAGCGACGTCCTCTTCCTGGCCGTGAAGCCCCCCATCATCCCCTTCATCCTGGACGAGGTCGGCCCCGACATCGAGGCCCGCCACATTGTGGTGTCCTGCGCAGCTGGCGTCACCATTAGCTCCATTGAGAAG AAACTCTCTACCTTCTGCCCCACACCAAAAGTGATCAGGTGCATGACCAACACCCCTGTGATTGTCCGGGAAGGTGCTACAGTCTATGCCACTGGGACTCATGCAGATGTGGAGGATGGGAAGCTCTTGGAACAACTGATGGCCAGTGTAGGCTTCTGCACTGAAGTGGAAGAGGATCTGATAGATGCTGTAACGGGGCTCAGTGGCAGCGGCCCTGCATAT GCGTTCACTGCCCTGGATGCTCTGGCAGATGGAGGAGTGAAAATGGGACTTCCTCGCAGGCTGGCTGTTCGGCTTGGAGCCCAGGCCTTGCTG GGTGCTGCCAAAATGCTGTTGGAGTCTGAGCAGCATCCGGGTCAGCTGAAGGACAATGTCTGCTCACCTGGGGGAGCCACCATCCACGCCCTGCACTTTCTGGAGAGTGGCGGCTTTCGCTCACTCCTCATCAATGCCGTGGAAGCTTCATGCATCCGGACAAG GGAGCTGCAGCATTTGGCAGACCAGGAGAAGATCTCTCCAGCAGCCATAAAGAAGACTTTGTTAGATAAGGTCAAGCTGGAATCTCCTTCTCTGTCTGTGGCATCTGCCAGCAAAGTCAGTCTGTTCACCAGTAAGAGCCCCAGCAGTAAGAAGAACTGA